The following coding sequences lie in one Arachis ipaensis cultivar K30076 chromosome B03, Araip1.1, whole genome shotgun sequence genomic window:
- the LOC107631947 gene encoding monosaccharide-sensing protein 2-like: protein MSGAVLVAIAAAIGNMLQGWDNATIAGSLLYIKKEFKLESEPTVEGLIVAMSLIGATLVTTCSGAVSDMLGRRPMLIISSLFYFLSSLVMLWSPNVYILLFARLIDGLGIGLAVTLVPLYISETAPPEIRGLLNTLPQFTGSSGMFLSYCMVFAMSLTKAPSWRLMLGVLWIPSLIYFMLTLFFLPESPRWLVTKGRMFEAKKVLQRLRGRDDVAGEMALLVEGLGVGGDTTIEEYVIGPVNEFSDVEDPSAGKEHIKLYGPDRAPSMIAKLASGQSSIGLASRKGSIVNQSALVDPLVKLFGSVHENIPETGNTLFSNFGSMFNVGGNQPRNEDWDVEESLARDGDDVSNAAAGDADDSLHSPLISRQPTSGMDKDAPAPAHGSQLSMRQGSNLQGNAGEPLGGSTAIGGGWQLAWKYSEREGPDGSKQGGFQRVYLHQDGTLGSKRESHLSLVGGADGLTDGEVVHASALVSQQALYNKELMNQQPVGPAMIHPSETGANGPSWSDLCEPGVKQALIVGVGLQILQQFSGINGVLYYTPQILEQAGVGYLLASLGLSSTSASFLISTVITLLMLPCIAVAMRLMDISGRRALLLSTIPVLIASLLILVLASFVDLGSAVNAGISTASVVVYFCSFVMGFGPIPNILCAEIFPTRVRGLCIAICALTFWICDIIVTYSLPVMLNSLGLVGVFGIYAVVCTIAWVFVFLKVPETKGMPLEVIIEFFSVGAKQAQAANNI from the exons ATGAGTGGAGCTGTTCTTGTTGCCATAGCTGCTGCTATCGGTAACATGCTACAAGGATGGGATAATGCTACCATTGCAG GATCCCTTTTGTACATAAAGAAGGAGTTCAAATTGGAAAGTGAGCCGACGGTAGAAGGTCTAATCGTGGCCATGTCACTGATTGGAGCGACACTGGTGACCACATGCTCTGGAGCTGTGTCGGATATGTTGGGCCGCCGTCCTATGTTGATaatctcctctctcttttattttttgagcTCTCTCGTTATGTTGTGGTCTCCAAATGTCTACATTCTCCTCTTTGCAAGGCTCATAGATGGCCTGGGCATTGGTTTGGCTGTCACCCTGGTCCCTCTCTACATATCCGAGACTGCTCCACCAGAGATTCGTGGACTACTCAACACGCTTCCCCAGTTCACTGGCTCCAGCGGAATGTTCCTCTCCTATTGTATGGTCTTTGCCATGTCACTTACCAAGGCGCCAAGCTGGAGACTCATGCTCGGTGTTCTTTGGATTCCCTCTCTCATTTATTTTATGCTCACACTCTTCTTCTTGCCCGAATCTCCAAGATGGCTTGTCACCAAAGGCCGGATGTTTGAGGCCAAGAAGGTTCTGCAGCGGCTTCGTGGCAGGGATGATGTTGCCG GTGAGATGGCTTTATTGGTTGAGGGTCTTGGAGTGGGGGGTGATACGACTATAGAGGAATACGTAATTGGTCCAGTCAATGAATTCAGTGATGTGGAGGATCCTTCAGCCGGAAAAGAGCATATCAAATTGTATGGGCCAGATCGAGCTCCATCCATGATTGCGAAACTCGCATCTGGACAAAGTTCCATTGGCCTTGCATCTCGAAAGGGAAGCATAGTAAATCAGAGTGCTCTAGTAGATCCTCTAGTGAAGCTCTTTGGTAGTGTCCATGAAAACATCCCAGAAACAGGAAACACCCTTTTTTCCAACTTTGGAAGTATGTTTAATGTTGGAGGAAATCAACCTAGGAACGAAGATTGGGATGTAGAAGAAAGCCTTGCCAGAGACGGTGATGATGTGTCCAATGCTGCTGCTGGTGATGCCGACGACTCTTTGCACAGTCCACTCATCTCACGTCAACCAACAAGTGGTATGGATAAGGACGCACCTGCTCCTGCCCATGGTAGCCAATTAAGCATGAGGCAAGGCAGTAATTTGCAGGGGAATGCTGGAGAACCCCTTGGTGGTAGTACAGCCATTGGTGGTGGTTGGCAGCTGGCATGGAAGTATTCTGAAAGAGAAGGGCCAGATGGGTCAAAACAGGGTGGTTTTCAGAGAGTCTATTTACACCAAGACGGGACCCTTGGATCCAAGCGCGAGTCTCACCTTTCACTTGTAGGTGGTGCTGATGGGCTGACAGATGGCGAGGTTGTTCATGCGTCTGCTCTGGTCAGTCAGCAAGCCCTTTACAACAAAGAGCTTATGAATCAGCAGCCAGTAGGACCAGCTATGATTCATCCATCTGAAACAGGTGCAAATGGGCCTAGTTGGAGTGATCTTTGCGAACCTGGAGTGAAGCAGGCGTTGATTGTGGGTGTGGGGCTTCAAATTCTTCAGCAG TTCTCTGGTATAAATGGGGTTCTCTACTACACACCTCAGATTCTTGAGCAGGCAGGAGTTGGTTATCTTCTTGCAAGCTTGGGCCTTAGTTCCACTTCTGCGTCGTTTCTTATTAGCACTGTGATAACCTTGTTGATGCTACCTTGTATAGCTGTTGCCATGAGGCTCATGGATATATCGGGAAGAAG GGCTTTGCTGTTGAGCACAATCCCGGTCTTGATAGCATCTCTTCTGATATTAGTGCTAGCGAGTTTTGTGGATTTGGGGAGTGCCGTGAATGCAGGAATCTCAACAGCAAGCGTGGTTGTGTACTTCTGCAGCTTTGTGATGGGATTTGGACCGATTCCAAATATCCTCTGCGCGGAGATCTTCCCCACGCGAGTTCGGGGTCTCTGCATTGCCATATGCGCTCTTACCTTCTGGATTTGTGATATCATCGTCACCTACTCTCTCCCAGTTATGCTCAACTCCTTAGGCCTTGTAGGTGTTTTTGGTATCTATGCGGTTGTGTGCACTATAGCCTGGGTATTTGTCTTCTTGAAAGTCCCAGAAACCAAGGGCATGCCACTAGAAGTCATCATAGAGTTCTTCTCTGTCGGGGCAAAGCAGGCACAAGCTGCCAATAATATCTGA
- the LOC107631946 gene encoding glutamate receptor 3.2: MNNHLPQCHALTTLLLLLLLHGDGASSSESEVVKIGAIFTLKTINGRVSKIAIQAAERDVNADPRILGGRKLSITVHDSNFSGFLSFIGALKLLVTDTVAIIGPQNSGMAHVLSHLANELHVPLLSFTALDPTLSPLQYPYFVQTAPSDQFQMTAVADMISYYGWREVIAVFSDDDQSRNGITVLGDKLAEKRCKLSYKAALPPDPTASASDVSSELAKIQSMEARVVVVHTFAQTGLLVFDVAQRLGMMRQGYVWIATTWLSTVLDSTSNTSNSLDIRGVLTLRPHTPLSRPKQAFISRWKHISNGSVGLNPYGLYAYDAVWTIAHALKLFFADNGTISFSNNTNFGGMAGLASLSIFDGGNQLLDNILRINTTGLTGPIQFVGSNRSPLHPSYDILNVHATGYRTIGYWSNYSGLSVTTPEKLHRKTSIRSVSNQHLYNVTWPGNTRERPRGWVFPHSGRQLRIGVPNRASYQGIVSQINGTHVVQGYCIDIFLAAIKLLPYPIQYRFILFGEGHKNPSYYDLVNMIASDVFDAAIGDIAIVTDRTKIVDFTQPYIESGLVVVAPVQRLKSSSWAFLRPFTAPMWGVTALFFLLVGAVIWILEHRTNDEFRGPPKTQIVTVLWFSFSTMFFAHRENTVSPLGRVVLIIWLFVVLIINSSYTASLTSILTVQQLSSPITGIDTLITSNKPIGFQVGSFAENYLTQELNIPKHRLVPLGSPEEYASALEKGTVAAVVDERPYVELFLSEHCQFSIRGQEFTKSGWGFAFRRDSPLAIDMSTAILSLSENGELSKIHDKWLSKKACGFRGAQDEQLQFNSFRGLFLICGIACLAALLIYLPSVAYQFSQNSPERERGNHPFGHSSTSRSARIQTFLSFVDEKEDTSRNSSSSGKLKRKLEDISSSRSRTRISRLRTMAMPKKLHIHIGTSQQSGPNAGYSGSTDQAIK; encoded by the exons ATGAATAATCATCTGCCACAATGCCATGCATTAACAACATTACTACTGCTTCTATTATTGCATGGAGACGGAGCATCCAGCAGTGAGAGTGAAGTCGTCAAAATCGGTGCCATCTTCACATTGAAAACCATAAACGGGAGAGTTTCCAAAATTGCGATCCAAGCTGCTGAGAGGGACGTCAATGCAGATCCTCGCATCCTGGGTGGACGTAAATTGTCTATCACCGTCCATGACTCCAACTTCAGTGGCTTTCTTAGCTTCATTGGGG CCCTCAAGTTGTTGGTGACGGACACTGTAGCAATAATTGGTCCGCAAAATTCGGGGATGGCCCATGTGCTTTCGCATCTTGCAAATGAGCTCCACGTCCCTCTACTCTCCTTTACGGCTCTTGATCCCACTCTGTCGCCTCTTCAGTACCCTTATTTCGTTCAAACTGCACCCAGCGATCAGTTCCAGATGACTGCGGTGGCAGACATGATTAGCTATTATGGTTGGAGAGAGGTCATTGCGGTGTTCAGCGACGATGATCAGAGCCGAAATGGCATAACTGTGTTGGGGGATAAGCTTGCAGAGAAACGCTGTAAGTTGTCTTATAAAGCAGCACTGCCCCCTGATCCAACAGCCAGCGCAAGCGATGTATCCTCTGAGCTGGCCAAGATTCAAAGCATGGAAGCTCGAGTGGTTGTAGTGCACACCTTTGCCCAAACAGGTCTCTTGGTTTTTGATGTGGCTCAAAGACTAGGGATGATGAGGCAAGGCTATGTTTGGATAGCTACTACTTGGCTTTCAACTGTCTTAGATTCAACTTCAAACACCTCCAACTCTCTGGATATCCGGGGAGTTCTCACGCTTCGCCCTCACACCCCTTTGTCAAGACCAAAACAGGCATTCATCTCAAGGTGGAAGCACATTAGTAATGGCTCTGTTGGGTTAAACCCATACGGACTCTACGCTTATGATGCTGTTTGGACCATTGCCCACGCATTGAAGCTATTCTTTGCTGATAATGGGACCATCTCTTTCTCCAATAATACAAATTTTGGTGGTATGGCTGGTCTTGCTTCCTTGAGCATCTTTGATGGTGGGAACCAGTTACTGGATAACATACTTCGCATAAACACGACTGGATTGACAGGGCCGATTCAATTTGTTGGCTCAAACAGATCCCCCCTGCATCCATCCTATGACATCCTTAATGTACATGCCACTGGCTACAGGACTATTGGATACTGGTCCAATTACTCTGGCCTCTCTGTCACAACTCCCGAGAAACTTCACAGAAAGACATCCATCCGCTCTGTTTCAAACCAGCATCTATACAATGTGACGTGGCCTGGAAATACAAGGGAAAGGCCTCGTGGATGGGTTTTCCCCCATAGTGGGAGGCAACTCAGAATCGGGGTCCCCAACAGAGCCAGTTATCAAGGCATCGTCTCACAAATAAATGGCACCCATGTAGTTCAAGGATACTGCATAGACATATTCCTCGCTGCCATCAAATTGCTTCCATATCCAATTCAATATAGGTTCATTCTGTTTGGAGAAGGACATAAGAATCCAAGCTACTATGATCTTGTCAACATGATTGCTTCGGAT GTGTTTGATGCTGCTATAGGTGACATTGCAATTGTCACTGACCGAACAAAGATCGTGGATTTTACTCAACCATATATAGAGTCAGGTCTAGTTGTGGTTGCTCCGGTTCAAAGATTGAAGTCAAGTTCTTGGGCTTTCTTGAGACCATTTACTGCACCCATGTGGGGTGTCACTGCACTTTTTTTCCTTCTTGTTGGAGCAGTGATCTGGATTCTTGAACACCGGACCAACGATGAGTTCCGAGGGCCTCCAAAGACGCAAATAGTCACTGTTCTTTG GTTTAGTTTCTCAACTATGTTCTTTGCGCACA GAGAGAACACAGTTAGCCCACTTGGTCGTGTTGTGCTGATAATATGGCTTTTTGTGGTTCTAATAATCAATTCAAGTTACACGGCAAGCTTGACGTCAATTCTAACTGTGCAGCAGCTGTCCTCACCCATAACGGGCATTGACACCTTGATAACAAGCAACAAGCCCATAGGATTCCAGGTAGGGTCATTTGCTGAGAATTATCTCACTCAGGAACTCAACATCCCAAAACATAGGCTTGTTCCCCTTGGCTCGCCAGAAGAATATGCTTCTGCCCTTGAGAAGGGAACTGTTGCCGCTGTGGTAGATGAACGCCCATATGTTGAACTCTTCCTGTCAGAACACTGCCAATTCTCAATTAGGGGCCAAGAGTTCACCAAAAGTGGATGGGGATTT GCATTCCGGAGGGACTCTCCTTTAGCCATTGACATGTCAACTGCCATTCTGAGTCTATCCGAGAACGGTGAACTTAGCAAGATCCATGATAAGTGGCTTTCAAAGAAGGCCTGTGGTTTTCGCGGTGCACAGGATGAGCAGCTTCAATTCAACAGTTTCCGGGGCCTATTCCTGATCTGCGGGATAGCGTGTTTGGCGGCGCTCCTTATCTACTTGCCCTCGGTGGCATACCAATTCAGTCAGAACTCCCCGGAAAGAGAGAGAGGCAATCATCCTTTTGGTCATTCCAGCACCTCACGTTCTGCACGCATACAGACATTTCTAAGCTTCGTTGATGAAAAGGAAGACACATCACGCAACAGCAGCAGCAGCGGCAAGTTAAAAAGGAAACTTGAGGATATCTCATCTTCCAGATCCAGAACCAGAATCAGCCGTTTAAGGACCATGGCCATGCCCAAGAAATTACACATACACATAGGCACTTCTCAACAGTCAGGACCAAATGCCGGCTACTCAGGTTCCACCGATCAAGCAATCAAGTAG